TGACTGATGGCTGCAAGGCAATTTATTCATATAGATTTGTAAATGATAGCTTAGAAGTTGAATTATATACAGGTTTATCACCAAATCAAGGAAGAAAAGAATTTTATAGTAGAGATGAACTATGCAGTTTACTTTCTGAAAATAATGAAGATGTTGCTGCTGAGAAAATGAGCGATGAGTATATTTTGTCAAAAGTCATTGTGAAAAAAACATTTTTGCTTGGCACTGATAAATTTGGGCGGGATTATTTTAGCAGATTAGTTTTGGGAGCAAGGGTCAGCTTAACCGTGGGATTTATTGCGGTTGTTATTGCATTGCTAATTGGAATTACTCTTGGAGCTATAGCTGGCTATTTCGGAGGAATTATTGATAGGTTTTTAGTGTGGCTATTTAGTGTTGTTTGGTCTTTGCCAACAATATTGCTGGTTATAGCTATTACATTTGCTTTAGGCAAGGGTTTTTGGCAAGTCTTTGTTGCAATAGGTTTAACTTTTTGGGTTGATATTGCTAGGGTTGTGCGTGGTCAAGTAATGTCAATAAAAGAAAGAGAAAATATAGAAGCAGCTAAGGCTCTGGGCTTACGTAGTGGACGAATAATTTTTAAACATATATTGCCAAATGTTAGAGGTACAATCATTGTTTTAGCAGCTTCGTCTTTTTCTTCTGCAATTATGACTGAGGCAGGGCTTAGTTTTTTAGGCGTTGGAGTTCAGCCGCCTGTTGCTTCGTGGGGAAGTATGATAAAAGAATATTATGGGCATTTGGTTTTAGATAGTGCGTATTTAGCCATATTGCCGGGAGTTGCTATTGTTATGGTTGTAATGGCATTTATGATTTTAGGAAATGAAATTCGTGATAATTCTGACGTAAAAAATGCTTAGTTTTGTAAAATGAAAAGGGGTTTAATTTTTATTTTATTATTGTTTTTAAGTTGTTTATCATTTTCTCAAGAAAATAAAGAAATTGATGCTAAAATAGCTGATGTACAAAAATATATTCATAAAGAACCAGTTTTAGCATTAAAAGAAATTCAAAAAGTGATTGAGGAGTCTGATGAAATATCTTATTATAAAGGGCTTGCAGAAGGTTATAACTTACAGGGTATTATTTTGGTAAATAGTGGTATTAATGATTTAGGTTTGCAAAGTTTTATTAATTCTTTAGACAATTACATGAAGATTAATGATACTCTAGGAATTTCAAAATTGTATAATAATTTAGGGGTTGTTTCTTATACTGTAAAAAAATATCATTTAAGTATTTATTTTTTTAATCAGTCTTTAAATATTCAAGCTAAAAATAAAAAATACAGAAATATTGTTGATTTAAAAAATAATATTGGGTCTATATATGTAAAGTTAGAAAAATATGATTTGGCTATGAAAATGCATCTTGAAGCCATGTCAATTGCAGAAGAAAATAATTATATATTAGGTAAGGCAACTTCATTAAATAATATTGCTGTTATTTATGAAAATAAAAATAATATTGATAGTGCCTTAATTTATTGTAAGAAATCATTGTTGTATTTAGATAGTATTCCTAAATCTCAATTGTCAATAACTTATTCAAATCTAGCTAATATGCATATTAAAAAAGGCAACTTCGATGAGGCTTATGGAGCTCTTGAATTGGCTTTAAAAAATGCAAATGATGTTGGAGCTAATACTAATTTACCTGATATATATAGTTTGTTTTCAAAATATTATGAGGCAAA
The Bacteroidales bacterium DNA segment above includes these coding regions:
- a CDS encoding ABC transporter permease is translated as MKPKLIKTVIGHIALAYIVLMLIIAIFGYLIVPDKSTNANSQHLEIALKKPGFECLFLKYPNKLNEQVSFFDKLLHGEPMTDGCKAIYSYRFVNDSLEVELYTGLSPNQGRKEFYSRDELCSLLSENNEDVAAEKMSDEYILSKVIVKKTFLLGTDKFGRDYFSRLVLGARVSLTVGFIAVVIALLIGITLGAIAGYFGGIIDRFLVWLFSVVWSLPTILLVIAITFALGKGFWQVFVAIGLTFWVDIARVVRGQVMSIKERENIEAAKALGLRSGRIIFKHILPNVRGTIIVLAASSFSSAIMTEAGLSFLGVGVQPPVASWGSMIKEYYGHLVLDSAYLAILPGVAIVMVVMAFMILGNEIRDNSDVKNA
- a CDS encoding tetratricopeptide repeat protein, coding for MKRGLIFILLLFLSCLSFSQENKEIDAKIADVQKYIHKEPVLALKEIQKVIEESDEISYYKGLAEGYNLQGIILVNSGINDLGLQSFINSLDNYMKINDTLGISKLYNNLGVVSYTVKKYHLSIYFFNQSLNIQAKNKKYRNIVDLKNNIGSIYVKLEKYDLAMKMHLEAMSIAEENNYILGKATSLNNIAVIYENKNNIDSALIYCKKSLLYLDSIPKSQLSITYSNLANMHIKKGNFDEAYGALELALKNANDVGANTNLPDIYSLFSKYYEAKGDLKKAYEYLKKCKEITEKNEAQTTESDFTDFIISMQQRKWSNDKLMMDNEMRLKSRIQWLITLFIAVVLIVLVLFFINIKNRNRILHQENALIEIEKKILAEELQNKAIIANMEQEKLISRPLKKAFFKPPMV